One genomic region from Anopheles bellator chromosome 2, idAnoBellAS_SP24_06.2, whole genome shotgun sequence encodes:
- the LOC131207935 gene encoding uncharacterized protein LOC131207935: protein MGPKSVACCPQWAAPFLCMSLLMLLAIVAQCPVADGYRLQRNQSSCYYNGTHFMEGSIVPTKEPCLMCKCSEKTLICALKVCPEQPIPPPRGCILVHKSGSCCPYLQCSKLNLAVKNHGDRKKIHFLDYYEKAAQERLENPNSYLRRSDDEDVEDNGACIVNGTVYKSGSAMVSSSLCSYCYCINGRQKCVKPKCALPSQKCAPVFIDSTCCPIRYDCSGKTPVKSTALEASTASPNHVRRINNKHYQRMAERRGYRSNGCTVGGHTYPDGEKMKSEDPCEVCFCIRGQRKCTPKKCAPPIKGCTPRVPRGECCAIRYDCKHGEQKPFARKMEDEEEPFDFFSILFGPDPDAPKGEEKTVTSTSEAPVTEPAPVSTTSEKSFLDLLRAGLDFIDDAGEDDLLLTTTSTAQPVASTSTESTPEQHTVKVEIIQEPQAIYIEKPDFNFPVRNAPPVPVMFKPLPKIPILLVNEPNFQNLESDSLLKEPPRDVSNSLAETKSVPSGPMEEKPEQSTTSRPVSSTTVSSTSRTTSSTSPTTTKLSTTTTTHRPTTTVEPLKTSHKTTKISTTTASTSTKVTKTTSTTSQPTTSSSKTTVQPSTLPPTTTARVIFSSTTTAHPTTSKSTTTLQPRTLPVTSTTQPAPASSTTTTENVTVPPTTEKLTTYRSSTVEPKLESLKQTVSSVTKSTVAALKTVELSMASKVPSTTQLPKTTSQSTTASSPSTNPVQTTVAGTTAGKTVAVTEKTTPTTTKIVPTTPRSVSSTPLDVVLKIDQLVDKQTVETILNSLNVKIENVSAVTASEPATTTTVTMKRPNNKFVDFEPEKIPSTVLSKLATRTTGTPGPAESTTLTNEVTSAVAIENDLVVTFEVDSTSTIKDSSERTTDELTTSSTVPTDSEELTTLTTANLSEESTVQDEATYSTTDFESTTDGFSAEPKTESIVIDKNDTTTPPETVTALPSKPITPAARPPNPLKENNLLSVLLSGLSNIFDATRNDSGKQSQKNRTEYRPITPKPIPISGFHKVGNIPSILETDVGMDYDEPTLPPSLPNLKIIPFLPADAVKKNDPPKPAKIVAPTYTYFKNHPNNYPIVNEPYEPPSSYAMSNEHEVLHAGLGYKTAAKPIAEYEYPYDPSSINYPALTENYDVDAKNGYYNTKTIRDKFDTVDETDYDYDTDTIHKYAEIPQKQDLFQNELKKFIPTKYESVPQEGTYVPVYDKYGVGYPEKNVYYTNHKELAYGGAKVDKLQPSIDETDMSGFSPPTKTEGGFVPKEHIKEEFYYEGYVTTPFPIEAEEHNAKLPYNATPTSSYGATPVNPFIDVIRTEPAPPLMSLIEDKEKLLSTLQTKNTSLDAALDDPSEGTDEFEKQIISITTDTNYLSSSVAEENVATTERTTPSKPNFTGFELNFPVSVHHSLEPVSPAPVQPATNGGTEQDPEPSGMFSLENMLNYLLREEDTIAENKLRNSSTGSDPIPALADGIPPFKTLPQRLAAVYDPTAGLEASLGDVKPPSDEELHDGTVTLKVESAKNDTKTLYRPSLMDLPFLNPGFHTKPINQPDADPQNELDRYGGYGGGAEHHGDRYHHHHHQLIADGSPSVPHQSSYVVNPVDINKLKQHHSEGTAEITMKSKVKDTVGILKLAGCNIYGRMYRVGRIISELSGPCLECKCTEVGVHCTPLDCRRRR, encoded by the exons ATGGGGCCGAAGAGCGTGGCCTGCTGCCCGCAATGGGCAGCGCCGTTCCTTTGCATgtcgctgctgatgctgctggcgatcgtgGCGCAGTGCCCGGTGGCGGACGGGTATCGTTTGCAGCGGAACC AATCCAGTTGCTACTACAACGGAACCCACTTCATGGAGGGATCGATTGTGCCGACAAAGGAACCCTGTCTGATGTGCAAATGCTCCGAAAAGACGCTCATCTGCGCGCTGAAAGTTTGCCCCG AGCAACCGATTCCGCCTCCGAGGGGATGCATTCTGGTGCACAAAAGTGGGTCCTGCTGTCCCTACTTGCAGTGCTCGAAGCTCAATCTGGCCGTGAAGAATCATGGCGATCGGAAGAAGATTCACTTTTTGGATTACTACGAGAAGGCCGCCCAGGAGCGGTTGGAAAACCCGAACTCGTACCTTCGCCGTTCGGACGATGAAGATGTGGAGGATAATGGAG CTTGTATCGTCAACGGTACGGTCTATAAATCCGGTTCGGCCATGGTCAGCTCGTCGCTCTGCTCGTATTGCTACTGCATCAATGGGCGGCAGAAGTGCGTCAAGCCAAAGTGTGCCCTTCCCAGCCAAAAGTGCGCGCCCGTGTTTATCGACTCGACGTGCTGTCCCATTCGGTACGACTGTAGTGGAAAGACTCCGGTGAAGAGTACCGCTTTGGAGGCTTCGACCGCATCGCCCAATCACGTGCGCAggataaacaataaacactaCCAACGGATGGCCGAACGGCGAGGTTACCGTAGCAATGGGTGCACGGTCGGTGGGCACACGTATCCTGATGGGGAGAAAATGAAGTCCGAGGACCCGTGCGAGGTGTGCTTCTGTATCCGCGGGCAGCGCAAGTGCACGCCGAAGAAGTGTGCCCCTCCGATCAAAGGCTGCACACCGCGAGTACCTCGAGGGGAGTGCTGCGCCATTCGCTACGATTGCA AACACGGTGAGCAGAAACCGTTCGCACGCAAAAtggaggacgaagaagaacctttcgatttcttttcgatCCTTTTCGGACCCGATCCGGATGCACCGAAAGGGGAAGAAAAGACAGTAACCAGCACCAGTGAAGCACCAGTGACCGAACCGGCACCCGTTAGTACGACGTCTGAGAAAAGTTTCCTTGATCTTTTGCGCGCAGGTCTCGATTTTATCGACGACGCCGGGGAAGATGATTTGCTACTGACAACGACCTCAACGGCTCAGCCCGTCGCGTCAACCTCAACAGAGTCCACTCCGGAGCAGCACACCGTGAAGGTGGAGATCATCCAGGAACCACAGGCGATCTACATCGAGAAACCGGATTTCAATTTCCCCGTTCGAAACGCTCCGCCCGTGCCGGTGATGTTTAAGCCTTTACCGAAGATACCGATCTTGCTGGTGAATGAGCCGAACTTCCAAAACTTAGAGTCCGACTCACTACTGAAAGAGCCTCCCAGAGATGTTTCGAATTCTCTTGCGGAAACTAAAAGTGTTCCCAGTGGTCCGATGGAAGAAAAACCTGAGCAGTCTACTACATCTCGCCCAGTCTCATCGACGACGGTGTCCTCGACAAGCAGAACTACCTCTAGTACCTCTCCTACGACCACAAAACTAtccacaacaacgacgacacaCCGACCAACCACAACTGTGGAACCATTAAAAACTTCTCATAAGACTACTAAAATATCCACCACGACAGCTTCTACTTCTACGAAGGTAACGAAAACGACGTCGACAACCTCACAACCTACCACTAGCTCTTCGAAGACCACAGTCCAACCAAGCACATTGCCTCCGACGACCACTGCCAGAGTTATATTTTCCTCAACGACCACTGCTCATCCAACTACTTCGAAATCGACGACCACTTTGCAACCTCGAACGTTACCTGTAACGTCTACTACTCAACCAGCTCCTGCATCGTCAACGACCACCACAGAAAATGTTACGGTGCCACCAACAACTGAAAAACTGACAACATATCGAAGCTCTACCGTTGAACCGAAACTAGAGTCACTGAAGCAAACCGTCAGTAGTGTAACGAAATCCACCGTAGCAGCCTTGAAAACTGTCGAGCTCTCAATGGCCAGCAAAGTTCCAAGTACAACGCAGCTTCCCAAAACAACTTCCCAATCTACGACTGCATCGTCGCCCTCCACGAATCCCGTGCAAACAACAGTCGCTGGAACCACAGCAGGAAAGACAGTAGCGGTGACCGAGAAAACTACGCCAACGACAACGAAAATAGTGCCAACCACTCCGCGCAGTGTCAGTTCCACTCCATTGGACGTGGTGCTCAAGATCGATCAGCTCGTCGATAAGCAGACGGTGGAAACGATCCTTAACTCGTTGAATGTTAAGATTGAAAATGTCTCGGCAGTGACTGCCAGTGAGCCGGCGACTACGACGACCGTAACGATGAAACGACCCAACAATAAGTTTGTCGATTTCGAACCGGAGAAAATACCGTCCACCGTGCTGTCGAAGTTGGCAACCCGAACCACGGGCACCCCGGGACCTGCGGAATCCACCACTCTGACGAACGAGGTAACATCTGCCGTGGCTATCGAGAATGATCTGGTGGTTACGTTCGAGGTGGACAGCACGTCTACGATAAAAGATTCAAGTGAACGAACCACAGATGAGTTGACCACTTCTTCCACGGTTCCTACCGACAGCGAAGAATTGACCACACTTACGACGGCAAATCTGTCGGAGGAGTCCACCGTTCAGGATGAGGCAACGTATTCTACGACCGATTTTGAAAGCACAACCGATGGCTTTTCCGCTGAACCAAAGACGGAATCAATAGTGATCGACAAGAACGATACAACGACACCACCGGAGACGGTTACAGCGTTGCCCAGCAAACCCATAACACCTGCAGCTCGTCCACCGAACCCCCTGAAGGAGAATAATCTGCTTTCGGTGCTACTGAGTGGACTGTCAAATATCTTCGACGCGACCAGGAACGATTCCGGCAAGCAATCACAGAAGAATCGAACCGAGTACCGTCCCATCACTCCCAAGCCCATCCCAATCAGTGGATTCCACAAGGTAGGCAACATCCCCTCGATCCTAGAAACGGACGTTGGTATGGACTACGATGAGCCAACGTTGCCGCCGAGCTTGCCGAACCTGAAAATCATCCCCTTCCTGCCGGCGGATGCGGTGAAGAAGAATGacccaccgaaaccggccaaGATCGTGGCGCCGACGTACACGTACTTCAAGAACCACCCCAACAATTACCCGATCGTAAACGAACCGTACGAACCGCCATCCTCGTACGCCATGAGCAACGAGCACGAGGTGCTACATGCCGGGTTGGGCTATAAAACGGCAGCCAAGCCGATCGCGGAGTACGAGTATCCGTACGATCCCAGCAGCATCAACTACCCGGCGCTGACCGAGAACTATGACGTCGATGCGAAGAACGGATACTACAACACGAAAACCATTCGCGACAAGTTTGACACGGTGGACGAAACGGACTACGATTACGATACGGACACGATCCACAAGTACGCGGAGATTCCACAGAAGCAGGATTTGTTCCAGAACGAGCTGAAGAAGTTTATCCCCACAAAGTACGAGTCGGTGCCGCAGGAGGGCACTTACGTGCCTGTCTACGACAAGTACGGTGTGGGCTACCCGGAGAAGAACGTTTACTACACGAACCACAAGGAGTTGGCGTACGGTGGGGCGAAGGTAGACAAATTGCAGCCGAGTATCGATGAGACCGACATGAGCGGATTTTCACCGCCAACGAAAACGGAAG GAGGGTTCGTGCCAAAGGAACATATCAAGGAGGAGTTTTACTATGAGGGCTACGTCACTACACCGTTCCCGATCGAGGCCGAAGAGCATAACGCGAAGTTACCATACAATGCAACTCCGACCAGTTCCTATGGAG CAACTCCAGTCAATCCGTTTATCGACGTGATCCGGACAGAACCGGCTCCTCCACTGATGTCCCTGATCGAGGACAAGGAAAAGTTACTTTCCACGCTGCAGACGAAGAACACCTCACTCGACGCTGCGCTGGATGATCCCAGTGAGGGCACGGATGAGTTCGagaaacaaatcatttccatCACAACCGACACGAACTATCTGTCGtcttcggtggccgaagaGAACGTCGCCACAACGGAGCGTACGACACCCTCGAAACCGAACTTTACCGGCTTCGAACTGAACTTCCCGGTTTCGGTGCATCACTCGCTGGAACCCgtgtcaccggcaccggtgcagCCAGCGACCAACGGCGGGACCGAGCAGGACCCCGAACCGAGCGGTATGTTTAGCCTGGAGAATATGCTGAACTATTTGCTCCGCGAGGAAGATACGATCGCCGAAAACAAGCTGCGAAACTCGAGCACAGGAAGTGATCCGATCCCTGCGCTGGCCGACGGGATTCCGCCGTTCAAGACGCTCCCGCAGCGACTTGCGGCCGTGTACGATCCGACCGCCGGGCTTGAGGCTTCCCTGGGCGACGTGAAGCCACCCTCGGACGAGGAGCTTCACGATGGTACGGTGACGCTGAAGGTGGAGAGCGCCAAGAATGACACCAAAACGCTGTACCGGCCTTCGCTGATGGATCTGCCGTTCCTTAACCCGGGTTTCCACACGAAACCGATCAACCAACCGGATGCGGATCCCCAGAACGAGCTCGACCGATACGGCGGATACGGTGGCGGGGCAGAGCATCACGGCGAtcgctaccaccaccaccaccatcagctgATCGCCGACGGTTCGCCGAGTGTGCCGCACCAGAGCTCGTACGTCGTCAACCCGGTCGACATTAACAAACTGAAGCAACACCACTCCGAGGGCACGGCGGAGATTACCATGAAGTCGAAGGTCAAGGACACGGTCGGGATCCTCAAGCTGGCCGGGTGCAACATTTACGGGCGCATGTACCGCGTTGGGCGCATCATCTCGGAGCTGTCGGGACCGTGTCTGGAGTGCAAGTGTACCGAAGTGGGCGTCCACTGTACGCCGCTCGATTGTCGGCGGCGTCGATAG
- the LOC131211220 gene encoding cilia- and flagella-associated protein 91-like: MTYRSHMVGPSRAFDHIYDPLYVASDRKDVCRANHAALARSAPIGIFPVYQSMFSELPRLTRNHYVMHRNPLPYFPEVHVSPLRLHHPGVGGSDTSKVLGAERPKFFCHPNVGETGCNVRYVADSAEDEYCGCDGYDQEGQDQPRFKEVASQTMYRESSAQTQPWMPTAVLKENVMPAAEIVYVAEMLQHTRYPGVNEVEIVERARRKRTWEYALGSCDSVDEWRQQKLMLQIFEWEEWVARERQIDRYQLLRLQLVAKIMEKRERDTHQATEGKMENTKRRINQARNHAMQKLEATFERNLRKLDRKRHEKNQRYGSRMRGQGDVPQVSLETLTGGRKKYSKQSYNYDPNLIEVGLAKLEKKTTIAHKFIDPRDQRPELWKPKEVCREFQKGFWSDNFLRKLYESLKQFRNRKDSERTVPQCLIVVSSPTESLIVSPLTAMSPEKENDTLYQQAVLLQRLLRGRATQELIHRDYASEHDLMEDLIASHRLPVVEEFFPHSEVHGRVPGAGSVRERYLHILRNEQLLDEFVESSSHAQMSSLMGTLERELTRLQNERNTQAFYMLAERERGRRESVSEEARTDRKSLGVGVGEELDIYLENALLEQQQQGDNVEEWRLRIHQLAREFDEEADRRSDTAPLEVTDPGTGPVDGPGIIAGSLADEMLLPDIFRRAARENIKFKQRPLLANVHELIYSRKDEDTEQEEGEHPDVPLRPTVEVVSPTTEPPQPEERRVVKELLSGLIDRAVQPPESAYSENEVEELPEDEEEGVEGSDFFGLAEDGAEMYGGEFGAGAAEEEEVEQMANEMIEDILSRVLDVTD; this comes from the exons ATGACGTACCGCAGTCATATGGTGGGACCTTCGCGGGCCTTCGATCACATCTACGACCCACTGTATGTGGCCTCCGACCGGAAGGACGTCTGCCGTGCGAACCATGCTGCCCTCGCGCGCTCAGCCCCGATCGGAATCTTCCCGGTGTACCAGTCGATGTTTAGTGAGTTGCCACGGTTAACGCGTAACCACTACGTCATGCACCGCAACCCGTTACCGTACTTCCCGGAAGTGCATGTGTCCCCTCTGCGGCTTCACCATCCGGGAGTTGGTGGCTCCGACACGTCGAAAGTGCTCGGTGCCGAGAGACCCAAATTCTTCTGTCACCCGAATGTCGGTGAAACGGGTTGCAACGTCCGGTATGTTGCCGATAGTGCGGAAGATGAGTACTGCGGGTGCGATGGTTACGATCAGGAGGGCCAGGATCAGCCTCGTTTTAAGGAGGTAGCCTCGCAGACGATGTACCGCGAATCGTCGGCCCAAACGCAACCCTGGATGCCGACGGCCGTGTTGAAGGAGAACGTAATGCCGGCGGCCGAGATCGTGTACGTAGCGGAGATGCTGCAGCACACGCGCTATCCGGGTGTGAACGAGGTCGAGATCGTGGAGCGGGCCCGACGTAAACGGACCTGGGAGTATGCGCTCGGCAGTTGTGACTCGGTCGATGAATGGCGCCAGCAGAAGCTGATGTTGCAGATCTTCGAGTGGGAAGAGTGGGTCGCCCGAGAGCGGCAGATTGACCGGTACCAGCTACTGCGTCTTCAACTTGTGGCAAAGATTATGGAAAAACGTGAACGCGATACACACCAGGCGACCGAGGGGAAGATGGAGAACACTAAGCGACGCATCAATCAGGCGCGCAATCATGCAATGCAAAAGCTGGAGGCAACGTTCGAGCGCAACCTCCGAAAACtggaccggaaacggcacgAGAAGAATCAACGCTACGGGTCAAGAATGCGCGGGCAGGGCGACGTGCCGCAAGTTTCGCTGGAGACGCTGACGGGGGGAAGAAAGAAGTACTCCAAACAGTCGTACAACTACGATCCCAATCTCATCGAAGTTGG GTTGGCGAagctggaaaagaaaacaacgatCGCGCACAAGTTTATCGATCCTCGCGACCAAAGGCCGGAGCTCTGGAAGCCGAAGGAAGTGTGTCGCGAGTTCCAGAAGGGTTTCTGGTCGGATAACTTCCTGCGAAAGCTGTACGAATCGCTGAAG CAATTCCGCAACCGGAAGGACAGCGAACGTACCGTGCCTCAGTGTCTGATCGTGGTGTCCTCTCCGACCGAAAGCCTGATCGTCTCGCCGCTGACGGCGATGTCACCGGAGAAGGAAAACGACACACTTTACCAGCAAGCGGTACTGCTACAGCGACTGCTTCGAGGCCGTGCAACACAAGAACTGATCCATCGGGATTATGCCTCCGAACACGATCTCATGGAAGACCTGATAGCGTCCCACCGGTTGCCGGTAGTGGAAGAGTTCTTTCCCCACTCCGAAGTGCATGGCCGAGTGCCGGGAGCCGGTAGTGTACGCGAGCGTTATCTGCACATTCTGCGCAACGAACAGCTGCTGGATGAGTTCGTGGAAAGTAGTTCCCATGCCCAGATGAGTTCACTGATGGGAACACTCGAGCGAGAACTGACGCGTCTGCAAAATGAACGCAATACGCAAGCGTTCTACATGCTCGCCGAAAGGGAGCGCGGACGACGGGAGTCAGTGAGCGAGGAAGCCCGCACTGACCGGAAGTCGCTCGGGGTTGGCGTAGGTGAGGAGCTGGACATATATCTGGAGAACGCGCTGCtggaacagcaacagcagggaGACAATGTGGAAGAGTGGCGCTTACGGATCCACCAGCTGGCCCGTGAGTTCGACGAGGAAGCGGACCGTCGAAGCGATACTGCACCGCTGGAAGTGACCGATCCTGGAACGGGGCCCGTTGACGGACCGGGCATTATTGCGGGCTCGTTGGCCGATGAAATGCTCCTCCCGGACATATTCCGACGGGCGGCCCgtgaaaacattaaattcaaacaacGGCCACTGCTGGCGAACGTTCACGAGTTGATATACAGTCGCAAGGACGAAGACACCGAGCAGGAGGAAGGCGAGCACCCGGATGTCCCATTGCGTCCGACGGTGGAGGTGGTGAGTCCCACGACAGAGCCACCACAACCGGAAGAGCGGCGCGTGGTAAAGGAGCTACTTAGCGGGCTGATCGATCGTGCCGTTCAGCCACCGGAATCGGCGTACTCGGAGAACGAAGTCGAAGAGCTGCcggaggacgaggaagaagGTGTGGAGGGAAGTGATTTCTTTGGTCTGGCTGAGGATGGCGCGGAAATGTATGGTGGCGAGTTCGGAGCAGGTGCTGCGGAGGAAGAAGAGGTCGAACAGATGGCCAACGAGATGATCGAAGATATTCTCAGTCGCGTGCTGGACGTCACGGACTAA
- the LOC131207936 gene encoding uncharacterized protein LOC131207936 — MTNATNAYRMRDGNGNLYTGQLETESAGSHVLTPADEPSEYYYLALSYTGYDFFRSVVEIALTISFLAANSNLLRLLVSFKETETFIASEALVTISILLQILVGIAIVTITQVNDPSRYVKMKAFAVTGAILIALVNLMIPFIVNVEHSRIDLGSIYRNYAGAGL; from the exons ATGACCAACGCCACGAACGCTTACAGAATGCGCGATGGCAACGGAAATCTTTATACTGGCCAGCTGGAGACGGAAAGTGCGGGAAGCCACGTTCTCACACCAGCGGATGAGCCGTCGGAGTACTATTACCTGGCGCTAAGTTACACCGGCTACGACTTCTTCCGAAGTGTCGTCGAGATAGCGCTAACCATCTCGTTCCTGGCGGCAAATAGTAATCTTCTGCGGTTGCTGGTGAGCttcaaggaaacggaaacgtttATCGCCAGCGAAGCGCTGGTAACGATCTCGATCCTACTGCAGATCCTCGTGGGAATCGCTATCGTCACAATCACG CAGGTGAACGATCCCAGTCGGTACGTGAAGATGAAGGCATTTGCCGTAACCGGTGCGATTCTGATCGCGCTGGTTAACCTGATGATACCGTTCATTGTCAATGTTGAACACTCGAGGATCGATCTCGGTTCGATCTACCGAAACTACGCGGGAGCTGGATTGTGA
- the LOC131210763 gene encoding uncharacterized protein LOC131210763 — protein MTIPESYRRSPVRGERVSRFEKPRHYVEQSANRGRGVRIFTGEEKQPKVFCNPVIYDQDSVRRQPYQENDWEDNERSPNRATDRATNSSGSDSGGAYDVRRSVLENALNIAFLAANSNQLRLVTTTEVDRQDTSTYQALLGLLVVSLILQILNCVAMLIMSTHASQRWPLLRTLACVVAFVIALLNLAVVTVLNMLLESD, from the exons ATGACCATACCGGAGTCGTACCGCCGGAGTCCGGTGCGCGGTGAACGAGTGTCCCGTTTCGAGAAACCGCGGCATTACGTAGAACAATCCgccaaccggggccggggcgtgCGCATCTTCACCGGCGAAGAGAAACAGCCGAAAGTGTTCTGCAACCCCGTGATATACGACCAAGATTCGGTGCGCCGCCAACCGTACCAAGAGAACGATTGGGAAGACAACGAACGGTCACCGAACCGGGCAACAGATCGGGCCACCAACTCATCCGGCTCGGATAGTGGAGGAGCTTACGACGTGCGCCGTTCGGTGTTGGAGAATGCCCTCAACATTGCGTTCCTTGCGGCCAACTCCAACCAGCTGCGTCTGGTGACGACGACCGAAGTCGATCGACAGGACACTAGCACCTATCAGGCACTGCTGGGACTGCTCGTGGTGTCACTGATACTCCAAATTCTTAACTGCGTTGCAATGCTGATTATGTCG ACACACGCTTCCCAACGTTGGCCTCTACTGCGAACCTTGGCCTGCGTTGTTGCCTTCGTGATTGCACTACTCAACCTGGCGGTGGTCACAGTGCTCAACATGCTACTGGAATCGGACTGA
- the LOC131207937 gene encoding uncharacterized protein LOC131207937 — translation MEGKGNSIFGLINGYGLGTIPFLISAMSYRENEKPIDLPIVYRHNAVPSSAVAGGRRTNIARSYPLLGKSKSDLDLSSAKFEYNPNGESTSSETTVTSLIDFTGTDNPTAIDTPPRPPPLPPKPPITVTGLFETDNGRRASSITPSYDISKGIAESAMDISLLTANANQLRLLITYNQGSKTYVACITFVILSLVLQMMVAISMIVVSLTKPQKDDPRRQRVKIITSVGVAIITMINILVASLVVAEQPPNAIVATSGNVIGMLTNVSVTDAAN, via the exons ATGGAAGGAAAGGGAAACTCTATCTTCGGCTTGATTAACG GCTACGGTCTCGGTACGATCCCATTTTTGATCAGTGCAATGAGTTATCGTGAAAATGAGAAGCCGATTGATCTTCCCATTGTGTACCGTCACAATGCAGTACCATCCAGTGCAGTCGCTGGTGGCCGCAGAACCAATATAGCTCGCAGTTATCCACTTTTgggaaaaagcaaaagtgaTCTCGATTTGTCCAGTGCAAAATTCGAGTACAATCCGAACGGAGAATCAACCTCAAGTGAAACCACGGTGACTTCGCTTATAGATTTCACCGGTACCGATAATCCGACAGCAATTGATACACCGCCCCGACCACCGCCTCTGCCTCCTAAGCCTCCTATCACCGTCACTGGCCTTTTTGAAACGGATAACGGGCGCCGGGCGTCTTCAATCACCCCTTCGTACGACATTTCCAAAGGTATCGCCGAGAGTGCGATGGACATCTCACTCCTGACGGCCAACGCCAACCAGCTGCGGTTGCTCATAACTTACAACCAAGGTTCCAAGACTTACGTCGCCTGCATCACATTCGTCATACTCTCCCTCGTCCTGCAAATGATGGTGGCGATTTCCATGATTGTAGTTTCA CTCACGAAACCCCAAAAGGACGACCCAAGACGGCAGAGGGTCAAAATCATTACATCAGTCGGTGTTGCGATAATCACGATGATCAATATCCTTGTAGCATCGTTGGTTGTTGCAGAACAACCTCCCAATGCTATCGTGGCGACTTCCGGCAACGTTATCGGCATGCTGACCAACGTTAGTGTAACGGATGCGGCCAATTAA
- the LOC131208884 gene encoding uncharacterized protein LOC131208884: MSEPIVVILSVDQTVKPESIVEKIRKQPNDQNQSVLSDPPATTTYRYHIHTKYYDTDVLLYPHDSAATTTLPSAILKRTEGILIYFDAHDRTFLERLPAYGAFVQQQKIEFGILLCTALLESESDGLTYGEAKQLFTVLDVIELEPNADDDDELPAGEAIGVDELIQAMHNHIWSNVKMHRGNRVAAAVEEPSSPNEGDVSDAADVQGPVCDEEERMIEAALTGFEKLLTEVRNFQPNTTSWSRNERLAYAQELAEMFDNMVEEDD, translated from the coding sequence ATGAGCGAACCGATCGTGGTGATACTGTCGGTGGACCAAACCGTCAAACCGGAATCGATAGTGGAAAAGATTCGTAAACAGCCAAACGATCAAAACCAATCGGTGCTCTCCGATCCTCCGGCCACCACTACCTATCGGTATCATATTCACACGAAATACTACGACACGGATGTGCTGCTCTATCCGCACGATTCAGCTGCCACGACCACACTCCCCAGTGCAATACTGAAACGGACCGAAGGAATATTGATCTATTTCGATGCGCACGATCGAACGTTTCTCGAGCGGCTGCCGGCGTACGGTGCTttcgtgcagcagcaaaagatCGAATTTGGTATCCTGCTCTGCACGGCACTGTTGGAAAGCGAGTCCGATGGTTTAACGTACGGCGAGGCGAAGCAACTCTTCACCGTGCTCGATGTGATAGAGCTAGAACCGaacgcggatgatgatgatgaattgcCGGCTGGAGAAGCGATCGGTGTGGACGAGCTAATACAGGCGATGCACAATCAcatttggtcgaatgtgaaaaTGCACCGAGGGAATCGAGTGGCGGCCGCCGTAGAAGAACCATCATCACCTAACGAAGGCGATGTTagcgatgctgctgatgtcCAAGGTCCAGTTTGCGACGAAGAGGAGCGTATGATCGAGGCCGCGCTGACTGGGTTTGAGAAGCTGTTGACGGAAGTGCGAAACTTTCAACCCAACACAACCTCCTGGAGCCGAAACGAGCGGCTCGCGTACGCCCAGGAGCTGGCAGAAATGTTCGACAACATGGTCGAGGAGGACGATTAG